GGCTGCCGGGAGACGCGCTCTCCACCGCCCCGGTCTCCGTCACACCGGACCAGTTCGTCACCCTGTGGGAGGCGATCGCCGCCGAGGCCGACGATCCGCAGCTGCCGATCCGGATCGGTCGGGCCATCTCCGTCGAGGCGTTCCAGCCGCCCGTCTTCGCGGCGCTCTGCAGCCCGAATCTCAACGTGGCCGCCGCCCGCATCGCCAAGCACAAGGCGCTCATCGGACCGCTACGACTGATCGTCACCCCCACCGAACGAGGGCTTGAGGTGGAGTTGCGGTGGCCGCCACACCACCGGCCGCCCGAAGCCCTGACGACGACCGAGCTCGTGTGGTGGGTCGCCCTGGCCCGCCTGGCCACCCGGGCGACGGTGGTGCCGGTCGCCGTCACCAGTGCGCAGCCACCGGCTGCCGCGGCCGCGCTCGCCGACTACCTCGGTGTCCGGGTACGGCGATCGCGGCGCTTCACCATCACCTTCAGCGCCCGGGACGCGGCCCGTCCGTTCCTCACCGCGAACGAGCCGATGTGGGAGTTCTTCGAGCCCGAACTCCGCAGACGGCTCGCCAGCCTCGAGACGGGCGCGACAGCACGCCAGCGGGTACGGGCCGCCCTGCTCGAACTGCTGCCCAGCGGCCGGGGCACCGTGGACAGCGTGGCCCGCGAGCTGACGGTCGGAACTCGGACCCTGCAACGTCGACTGAAGAACGAGGGCACCAGTTTCCAGGCCGTGCTCAACGACACCAGGGCCTCGCTCGCCCACCACTACCTCGACGAGGGGCACCTGTCGGTGAGCGAGATCGCGTTCTTGCTCGGCTACGACGAGCCCAGCTCGTTCTACCGGGCGTTTCACGCCTGGACCGGCCGCACCCCCCTGGCCGTCCGGACAGACCGCGACTGACCACACAGGCTGGCGGCTGACCCGGACCACGGTCCAGTTGTCACCCGCGGGGTGCTGACCGCGCGCCGGCCCGTCGGCGGATCCATAGCCTCGGACGGATCGGACGGAGCCGTGGCGCTCCGGGCACGGATTCTCGCGAAGGAGCCGCGGTCCCGCTCGGCGGCGGCGAGTTCGGGCCGACGGCGAGCCCTTCGCGGTGCTGACCGGCACGGTGTGACGATCGGGTACCGGTGGCTGCCTCGCCAGCAGGGCGATGTCGTGCACCGCCGGCGGCGCACCAGCCTGGCCGGTACGGCCCGCTAGGCTGCCCACGTGATCGACCTCCAGCGGATCCCGGGCCGGTGGCGACCGAGCGACGTCACGGTACGGGACCTGCCGTTCCCGCTGCTACTCGCCGCCGCGGCGCTGGTGCCGGCACTCCACGTCCCCGGGACGCAGCTCGGTGACCTGCCAACCCGCCCCCTGGACGCGCTCGCCGTTGCGGTCGTCGCCCTCGAGTGCCTTCCACTCGCCGTGCGGCGACGGTGGCCGGCCGGCTGTCTCGCTCTGGTGTCGCTCGGCTTCGCCGTCGACCAGCTACTCGGCTACCACACGGTCGCGGGTATCGCACTGCCGGTGGCATTGCTGAGCGCGGGAGCTCATCTGGAACGTCACCGGCGTGCCGTCGCGGTCGTCGGGTCCGGGGCGTACGTGCTGCTGGCGGTCGCGCTCGACCGGCTCGGATCGCCGGAGGGACTTGCCGGGTTCGTAACGTTCTACCTGGTGCTGGCCATCGCGTGGGGCGCGGGGGCGTGGCTACGGCTCTCCCGGGCCGCCGAGGCAGAACGCCGCCGCCACGTCGCCGAGACCACCCGCACCGCGGAACGCACCCGCATCGCCCGCGAGCTGCACGACGTCGTGACCCACCACGTGACGGCGATGGTCGTGCAGGCCGAGGCGGCGCGGTACCTCACGGCGGCTCCCGAGCGCCTCGACCAGACCCTGGCGGCCGTCTCCGACACCGGCCGGCGAGCCGTCACGGACCTGCGGCACCTGCTCGACCTGCTCAACCCGGACCACGGCACCGGGCCGGTGACGCCGTCCGTGGGCGAACTCCACACCCTCGTGGAGCAGACCCGGCGGGCCGGCCAACCGGTGGAGTTCACCGAGGAGGGCAGTCCCCGCGGCACGACCGGCAGCGCCGGGGTCGCGGCATACCGGGTCGTGCAGGAGGCTCTGACGAACGCCCTCAAGTACGCCTACGGCAGCCGTACCGTGGTCCAGGTGCACTACGGCTCAGTTGGGATCACCGTGGAGGTCAGCACCGCCGACTCGGGGTCGGGCGCCGCCCCAACCGGCGGGAGCGGGCGGGGTCTCACCGGGCTCCGCGAACGAGTCGGCCTACTCGGCGGCGAGTTCAGCGCGGAACGGCGGCCGGGCGGCGGCTTCGTCGTGCGGGCCCGCATCCCCACCGGGAGCCCCTCGTGACCGCGCCGGTCCGGGTCCTGGTCTGCGACGACCAGGCGCTGATCCGCACCGGGTTCACGACGATCATCGACGCTCAGCCCGACCTCGAGGTGGTGGGCGAGTGCGGGGACGGGCGCGCCGCGGTCGACCTCGCCGGCCGCCTGCACCCGGACGTGGTGGTGATGGACGTGCGGATGCCGGTCCTCGACGGCATCGGGGCGACTCGTCTGCTCGCCGGTGCCGGCGTGGCGCATCCCGTCAAGGTGCTCGTGGTGACGACGTTCAACCTGGACGAGTACGTGTACGAGGCGCTGCGGGCGGGGGCGAGCGGGTTCCTGCTCAAGGACGCGCCGCCGGCGCAGCTGCTGCACGGGATCCGGACCGTCGCCACCGGCGCGGCGCTGCTGGCCCCCGAGGTGACCCGCCAACTCGTGGGCAGGTACGCCGCGCGGATCCGGCCCGCCGAGAACACCCCGGACAGCATTCCGCTGACCCCGCGCGAACTGGAGGTACTCCGCCTCATCGCCGACGGCCTGTCCAACAGCGAGATCGCCGCGACGCTGGTGATCAGCCAGGAGACCGTCAAGACCTACGTATCACGCATCCTCACCAAGCTCGACCTGCGCGACCGCGTGCAGGCGGTGGTCTACGCCTACCGGCATGGCCTGGTGCTGACCTGAGAATCCGCGCGACCCGCGCTCCACGCCAGTTGTCGGCGGTGCCGCACCAGGGACCGTCACCGGTCCGGCACCGCCTGGACCGGCGGAGGGCACGTCGAGACGGACGGTCAGGACCGGGTCATCGGCGACCGCCCGGCCCACGGGCCACCCTTCCGAGCGCCAGCAACGCCACCAGCGTCGCACCGAGCAGGATCAGTGTCGCCGCCGCCGCGTCGAACGTGCGCCCGCGGTCGGTCAGCGTGAATACGGTGACCGGCAGGGTGCGCCAGTCCGGCGGGTACACCATGATCGTGGCGCCGACCTCGCCCATCGACAACGCGACCGTAAGTGCCGCGGCCGCCGACATGGCCGGCAGCAGCATCGGCAGGCGGACCCGCCAGAGCACCAGGGCGGGCCGCGCTCCCAGCGAAGCGGCGACCTGGGCGTACGAGTCGTCGATGCGGGTGAGCGCGCTGGACACGGTGGCGTAGGAGAATGCCAGGACCAGCACCAGGTGGGCGATCAGCACGATCCAGCGGGTGCCGTTGAGCAGCAACGGCGGCCGGCTGTACGCGACCAGCAACCCGAGCCCGACCACCACCGACGGGATGGCCACCGGCAGGTGCAGCAGCGCGTCGGCGCCCCGCCGCAGCCAACGGGGTGCCGCGGCGAGGGCGAGCGCCGCCCAGGTACCGACGGCCACGGCGGCCAGCCCGGCGGCGGCCGCGGTCTGCAGGCTGACCAGCAGGCTGGCCTGGTTCTCGCCGGTCAGCGCGGCGCTCAGGTGGGCGGTGGTGAAGCCACCGGGCAGGACACCGTTCCACTCGGCGGCCAGGGCGGCGGCCACCAGCACGGCCAGTGGCGCGGCCACGATCGACAGGAAGACGGCGGCGAACAGCGTCCAGACCGACCACCGGCCGCTACGGGACCAGATCAGCACCACGGTCTCCCTTGCGTGCGAAGATGCGGCGGTAGAGCAGGTAGAGCACGACGGACAGCGCGACCTCGACGACGGCGACCACGCAGGCGCTCGGATAGTCGAACGTGACCACCCCCTTGGAGTGCACCAGCATCGGCAGCGTGATGACGTCCTTGGCGCCGATGAAGAGCACGATGCCGAACTCGTTGAGCGTCATCAGCAGGGTCAGTGCCCCACCGGCGGCGACGGCCGGGGCGATCTCCGGCAGCACGACCCGGCGCAGGACCTGGCCTGGCCGAGCGCCGAGGGACGCGGCGACGGCGAGGCGTTCCGCCGGCAGGTGGTTGAGGGCGGCGAGCGCCGGCCGCATCACGAACGGTGCGTAGAAGGTGATCTCGGCGAGGACGACGCACCACCGTGAGTAGAGGAAGTCACCGAGTTGCAGCACCCCGGCGGCGCCGTAGAGGAAGGTGAAGCTGAGGGCGATCAGGAAGGAGGGGAAGGCGAGCAGGGTGTCGACCATCCGGGAGACCGCACCGGCGCCGGGGAACGGGACCAGCGCCAGCACCACGGCGAAGAAGGTGCCGAGCACGACGCAGCCGGCGGTGGCGGCGCCCGCGACGAGCACCGTGTTGCCGATGGCCCGGTGGAACTCGCCGGCACCCAGCACGGACCGCCAGGTCTCCAGCGTGGTGACACCGTCCTCGTTGGTGACCGACTGCACGGCGACGAGTACGAGCGGGTAGATCAGGAAGCCGGCCAGCACCACCAGCGGCGGAAGTGCCCAGAGCAGCGGGGAGATCCGGGCGGCGCGGGCGGGCCTGGCCACGGCGACGGCTGCGGTGGTCATACCCCACCTGCCAAACCCTGCGGGACGAGGCCGGCTGCGCCTCCGGTCGGGGGACGGGCGCCCGTCGACGCCACCACGGCGGCGCCGCGCTCCGGCAAGGTGACCCGCACCGGAGAGCCGACCTGCGGGAGCCCGTCGACGCTGGGGACGTCGGCATGCACGCTGACTCCGCCGGTTCCGTCGGCGTCGAGCCCGTCGATCAGGCAGGTCAGCCGGTAGCTGGCACCCCGCCACTGCAGGCCGGTGAGGACGGCTTCGAGGCCGGGCCCGTCACCGCGTACCCCGATGGTGTGCGGCCGAACCGCGATCCGCACCCGAGCACCGGGGGTGAGCGGCGCGGAGGCGGTGGCGGTGGCGGTGACCATGCCCACCTGAACCGTGCCGTCGACGTCCCGCACCGTGGCCGGCAGCAGGTTCGCCCCGCCCAGGAAGGCGGCGGTGAACTCGCTCGGCGGCTGCCGGTAGAGACCCTGGGCGGTGTCGAGATCGAGCAGTTCGGCCTCGCGCATGACGGCGATCCGGTGCGCCAGGGTGAGCGCCTCGGTCTGGTCGTGGGTGACGTAGAGCATCGCGACGTCCGGCAGCTCGTCCCGGAGTTGGCGCAGTTCGTCGAGCATGTCGGCGCGCAACTGCGCGTCGAGGGCGGAGAGCGGCTCGTCGAGCAGGAGCACCGGCGGCCGGATCGCCAGCGCGCGGGCGATCGCCACCCGCTGCTGCTGCCCACCGGAGAGCTCCCGCGGGTAGCGGCGGCCGTAACTGTCCATGCCGACCAGTTCCAGCATCTCCTTGACGCGCCGGGCCGACTCGGCGCGCGGCACCCGCCGGGCGCGCAGGCCGAACGCGATGTTGTCGGCGACGGTGAGGTGCGGAAAGAGGGCGTACTGCTGCACCACCACGCCGAGACCGCGCTTGTGTGGGGGCGCACCGGTGACGTCCCGTCCGTTGAGCAGGACCCGGCCGGACGCTGGCCGGACGAAACCGGCCAGCGCCTTGAGGGCGGTGGACTTGCCCGACCCGGAGGGGCCGAGCAGGGCCACCGTCTCGCCGGCGGCCACCTCGAGCGAGAAGTCCCGCAGCGCCGTGACCTGCCCGTAGCGGACGCTGACGCGGTCGAACTGGACCGCCGGCGACTCGGTCATGCGGTGTTTCCTCCTTGGGCCGGCCTTCCCGGTCCTCGCCCGCGAGGCCGTCGGGGCGGCACGGCTGGTTCGGTGCGGCCGGTCATGCCAGGCCGAGTGCCGTGTTGTAGGCCGCGATGTCCGCGTCCATCTCGGTCAGGATCTTCGCCCAGTCGGCCGGCCAGATCTCCACGTCCTGCAGCGCCTGCTCGACCTGCTGGAACTGGGCGTCGGTGGGCTTGATGTCGGCGCGCGCCGGGACGCCGTAGGCCTGCTGGGACACCTGCTCCTGCGCGGGCTTGGCGAGCAGGAAGTCGGCGAGCTTGCGACCGGCGTCGGCGTGCGGGGCATCGGCGGCCAGGCCCATGGTGTACGGGATGGCGAAGGTGGAGGCCCTGCCGTCCGGACCGGCCGGGAAAAAAATCTTGAAGTTGGACCTGTCGTTGTTGATCGACGCGAGGTTCATCTGCACGTCGCCGTTGGCCACGTAGATTTCGCCCTTGCTGACCTTGGGCTGCAACTTCCCGGTGGAGGACGACGGCCCGACGTTGTTGGCCTCGAGCTTCTTCAGGAACTCCAGGGCCTTGTCCTTGCCGAGGATGTGCTGCAGGTGCAGCAGCACGGCGGTGCCGTCACCTGCCTGGCCGGGCGTCGAGTACTGCAGCTTCTTGGCGAACGTCGGGTCGAGCAGCTCGTCGAAGTTCTTCGGGGCGACGTCGACCTTGTCGGGGTTGTAGATGAAGCAGAGGTAGTTGTTCACCAGCGGCACGTAGGTGTCGGTGGCACCGGTCACCTGGTCGGCGCCGGCCGGCGTGTAGGGCTGCAGCAGCCCGTCGGCGTCGGCCTTCTGAATGTAGGGCGGCAGCGTGACGACCAGGTCCGCCTGGACGTTCGACTTCTCCTTCTGCAGCCGGGAGACGACCTCGCCGGAACCGGCCTCGATCATCTGCACCGCGATGCCGGTCTGCTTCTCGAACTCCACGAACTGCCTGCCGTACCAGTCGCCGAGCCCGTCGGCGGAATAGACGGTGACGGTCTTGTCGCCGCCGGCCTCGCTGGGGGCGGCGGTGCCCGAGCCGCACGCGGCGAGCGCGAGCGAGGCCACCGCGAGGGTGGCGAGGGCCAGAGGGGTACGTCGCATGGTGATTACTCCTGGGGAATGTCGGTGGGAAGGAGAAGGGTTTCGAGATCGTTGACGGAGTTGAGAACATGGGTGGCGCCGGCGCCACGCAGCGCGGCGGCGTCGTGCGCGCCGGTGAGCACGCCGGCCACGATGGCGGCGCCGGCGCGGCGGCCGGCGAGCACGTCCGAGGCGGTGTCGCCGACCGTGGCGACCTGCCGGACGTCGTCGATACCCAGCCGCAACAGCGCGGTGAGCACCAGGTCGGGATAGGGCCGCCCACGCCCCGCCTCGGCCGGCACCAGGGTCAGGTCGGCGAGGTCACGCCAGCCCAGGGCGGTGAGGATCCGGTCGGCGGTGGCTCGGGAGAAGCCGGTGGTGAGCGCGGTGCGCACCCCGGCGGCCCGGAGCTTGGTGAGCAGTTGCTCGGCCCCGTCGATCGGCGCGCAGAGCCCGGAGTCCACCAGGAGCTCGTACGCCCGCTCGAAGGCGTCGTTGAGGCGCTGCGCCGCCGCCTCGTCGTCGCGGGTGAGGTGCCGGAAGACGGTGATCTTCGATTCACCCATCGTGGCCCACACGTAGCGCAACGCGGCGTCGTGGTCGGTGATCGTCGCGCCGGCCTCGTCCAGCGCGCGGGTGAAGGCCTGCTCGACGAGGCCGTCGTCGGCGACCGTGGTGCCGGCCATGTCGAAGCAGACGAGTCGCGTCGTACCTACCGAGGTGCTCACCAGTCCAGCTCCTTTGCGGTCTGCTCGGCGATCGCCGGAGCGCAGGTCATGCCCCGCCCGCCCGGCCCGGTGACCAGGACGGCGTTGCCGCCGACCGGCCGGCGTTGCACGATCTCGGCCGGATCGAGGCACTGGGCGTAGACACCGTGCCAGCGGCGCCGGATCGCCGGCAGCGGCCGGCCGAGCAGCGCCGAGGCGACCTCGGCGAGGTGCTCGTAGGGCTCCTCGACCTGGTCGAACGCGAACGGCTCGGCGTACGCGTGGGTGTCGCCGATGGTCAGGCCGCCGTCCAGACGCTGCACCATCAGCAGCTGCATGGCGTGCTCGGCGGCGACCGTCGATTGCGGCTGGGTGGCGGTCAACGCGTCGAGCTGCGGCCCGCGGAAGCCCGGGTAGTAGCGGAAACTGTCGGCGTCGGCCACCGAGGTGGTCAGCGGCTCGTCGAGCGGCGCGGTCTGGGCCATCTGCAACCAGACGCGGCGCACCGGCAGGTCGGGCGCAAGTTCGCGGACCAGACCGGCGAGCACCGCGCCGGTGGCCAGGACGACCTGGTCACCGGAGTGCACGGTGCCGTGGTCGTCCCGGACCCCGCCGGCGGTGAGATCGCGCACCTCCCGGCGGGGCAGCCACTGGTAACGGCCGCTGGCGGCGAGCGTCGCGCGCAGCGCCGGCAACGCCACCCGGGATTCCACCGCAGCGTCGCGTTCACACCAGAGCGCGGCGGCGAAGTCGCCGCGCAGGGCCGGGTTGACGGCCCGCGTCTCGTCCCGGTCGAGCAGCTTGAATCCCCGGGCGGCGGCGTCGGGAGCGGAGGCGGCGGCCTCGGCGACGGCGACCTCCTCGGGGGTTCGGCACACGGTGAGCGACCCGTTGGCCCGGAAGCCGATGCCGGTCACCTCGGTGCCGATCACCTCCCAGAGCTCGCGGGCCCGCAGGGCGGCCTCCAACTCGGCCCCGGAGGCGCGCCCGGAGACCCAGACCAGGCCGAAGTTGCGGACGGTGGCGCCGCGTACCTCCGCTTCCCGCTCCAGGTGCAGCACCTCGTGCCCGCGCCGGACGGCCTGCCAGGCGTGCATGGTGCCGAGCACCCCGCCGCCCACGATGATCAGTCGCATGTTCTCTCCCTTGCTCGGCGACGAGCCTCAGGGAGGGCGCTGACCTAAAGATGCCGGGAACATGACTCGCTGGTAAACGACCCCGAAAGGTTCGGACCTTTAACGGGGCGCGCGACCCACGACCGGCCGATCCCCCGGCCCCGAAGGTCAGCCGATCAGCCGGGTGACGAAACCGATCCGGTCCCCGCGGTACAGGGACCGAACCCGCTCGATCGGCACGCCGTCCTGGTCCGCCGAGACCCGCTGCATGAGCAGCATCGGCTGGGCCGGGTTCGTGCCGATCAGCATCGCCTCACGCGGGCTGGCCAGCACGGTCTCGATGCGCTCGGTGGCCTCGGTGTATCGGATGCCGTACCGATCGGTCACGTGCTGGTAGAGCGAGCCGGTGCCGTCGAAGCCGTCCATCAGATCGGCGAACCGGCGCACCGGCAGGTAGGTGCTCTCCAGCCCCAGCGGCTCACCGTCGGCAAGCAGCACCCGCTCCAGGTGCACCACCTCGTCGGTGGCCTCGATGCCCAGGTCCGCGGCGAGCGGGCGACCGGCGGGCCGGCGCTCGACGGTGACCACGCGACGGCCCGGCTGGTGACCCATCTCGCGTAGCGCCTCGGTGTAGCTGTGCAGGACGAGCGGCTGGATCAGCTTGGGAGCGGCGACGAACGTGCCCCGCCCCCGGTACGCGCGCAGCCGCCCCTCCATGGTCAGCTCGGAGATCGCCTGCCGCAGCGTGGAGCGGGCCACCCCGTACGCCACCGCGAGCTCGCGCTCGGCCGGCAGCAGGGCGCCCTCCCCCAGCTCGGCCAGCAGGTTGAGCAGCTGGTTCTTGACGACGAAATGTTTGGGCACCCGGCCGTGCTCGGGCACCCCACCGCGGACCGCTTCAACCGTCACCGGCCGACCCTACCGCCAGGGGGTCGGACCGCCCGACCCCCTGGACAGTCGATCAGGAGACGCGCAGGTCGTCGATGACCCAGTACCAGTTGTTGCTGGCATCGTGGTACCGGAACTTGACCACCATCCGGTTCGCGCCGGCCGGCACGGTCACCGGCAGCGACTCGACCGTGGCGCGGGCATCCGCGCTGTACCGCTTCACCAGCCGGTCGGCACCACCGTCGAAGGAGACCAGCACGTCGGCCTTCTGCGCGCCCTCCTGCCGGTAGTGGGTCGCGTAGTTCAGGTGCACGGTGCTGCCGGCCGTCACCGGGAACGCCGGGGAGACGAGGGTCGAGTCGAAGCTGCCGCCGCCGAACCAGTCGGCGAACTCGTCGCTGTCGGCGACCGCGAAGACGCCACGGGTACGTAGGGCGTTCTCCCGCTCCTAGCCGGCCTGGGCACGGCTCCAGAACTCGTCGGTCGCGAACGCCCAACCGCGCCACTCGGTCATTCCGCCGCTCGGCATCCTGCTACGGTCCACCGACCAGCCGGCCGGCGCGTCCGGTGTCCAGCCGGCCAGCGAGGCCGGGATGCCGATCTCGTCGACCCGGGTGCGCAGCGCCAGTGTGTCGAACGGGTCGGTCGACCTGGTCCGGACGCTCTTGCCGTCCAGCGCCACGGAAACGCCGAAGTGCTCCAGCGCGGTGCTGGCGACGTCCACCTGACGAACGTCGCTCGGCCGCGACCCGGCCGTGATCCCGGCGCCCTTGGCCAGCAGGAACGTGCGCCGCTCGTCGACGCCGCAGCCGCCGTGGCCGCCGAACGGCACCCGGTGACCGTGGTCGGTGGTGACCACGACCAGCCAGTCCTCGGAGGCATACGTCGGCCGAGCCGCGATCGCCGCCAGCATCTGGCCGAGTTGCCCGTCCTGCTTCTCGATGGCGGCCCGGTACGCCGAACCGGTGCCCCGGGTGTGCGCGACCACGTCGGTGTTGCCCAGGTAGACGAAGGCGGCGTCCGGGTCGCCGGTACGCAGCCGGTTCACCGCGTCCGCCGTGATCTTGGCGTCCGCCGCGGCGTAGTCGCCGGCGTCGAGGGTGAAGCGGGTGTCGATCGCGCTGGAGAACGTGCCCTGCGTGTGCAGCACCGCCCAGTCAACCGCGGAGTACGTCTCGTACGACGGATCGGCCGCCTCCAGCCGGCTCAGGAAGTCCGGATAGGTGCCGTACCGCTTGCCGGCGAACGTGTTGTCCCGGACGCCGTGCCGGTCCGGCCACACGCCGGTGGCGATGTTGGACCAGCCGGGGCCACTGGACGAGTCGGCCGTCGAGGGGCACTGCACGAGGCTGTGGCCGAGCGAGCCCTGCGCGGCGAGCGCGTCGAGGTTCGGGGCGTTCGCCGCTTCGACGCTCTTCCAGTTCACCCCGTCCATGCCGACGACGAGCAGCTTCTTGGTCAGCGGCGCGGACTGCGCGGCGGCGGGGACGGCACCCCCGGCCAGGGTGGCGACGGCCAGGGTGGTCGCCAGCGTGAGCGACCAGTACGTGCGTTGCATCGTTACCTCCATCGGCTAGCTCCGCGCCACATCGAAACTGGTCAAAGTGAACGGGAGTTGCCGAAGGAGCGGTCCTCCGAATATCAGGTTCGAACCAATTTTGGGCGAAGATGCTAAGGAGACACGCACGAGCGGGCTGGCGGACGGCCCCCTGCACAACCCTCGGTCCGGTGCCGCGGGACGGCACACCTGTCGAGGTGCCGCTGCTGCTGCCAGCGAACCCGTGCCACCGGCGCGGTCGACCGACCTACCAGCTCCCTGCCCACCGCAGCAACGAGTCGAGGCCCACCATTAGGGTGACCGTCATGTCTGCCGTGTTCGACGCCGATGGTCTGCTGAGCTTCCTCGCCGGGCTCGACGGGGTGTACGATGCCCCTCCCCCGCTGGGCGACCCGGTTGACCTGCTGGCACACGGTCTGCAGTGCGCGGCGGTCCTACGAGACGAACGACCGGACGACCTCGGGCTCCAACTGGCGGGGCTGGTCCATGACATCGGGCATGCCGTCGGCGACGATCCCGACCATGCCCGGGTGGGCGCCGACTTCGTCCGCCCCGCCCTCGGCACGCGGGTGGCGGACCTCGTCGCACTGCACGTCCCGGCAAAGCGCTACCTCGCCGCGACCGAGGCCGACTACGAGCTGTCCGAGGCGAGCCGACTGAGCCTTCAGCGGCAGGGCTCCGCGATGACCAGCGAGGAACGGGAACGCTTCCTCGCCCATCCCGCGGCGACCGACGCCGTGACGTTGCGCCGCGCCGACGAGGCGGCCAAGGTCGTCGGACGCCCGGTCCCCGGTCTCGACGTGTGGGCGCCGCGCCTGCGCGAGTACGCCGGCAGCGCCGTGCCAGTGCACGGTGACGTCCCGGTCGACCAGCGTGACCTCGAGTCCGGTGAGTTCGCCGACGTGCGGGTCACGGTGTCCGGTGTGGTCGCCGGCGACCGGTCCACCGCCTGAGTCCATCCGGGCGGAGTGGCGTCCGGCGAGGATCGCGGCGACCGCCGCGACCACGGCCAGGGTCAGATCGACGAGGAACAGCGGTTCGAACCTGCGGAGGTCCTTCGCCAGGCACACGGTGGCCGGCCCCGCGCGGGGCCGGCCACCGTGTGCCTGGTCAGTGGCTCGATTCCACGGCCGTCTTGAGGGCGGCGAGCCAGGCGGTGAGGGAGGACGCCAGCGCGCTGCGCATCCCGTCCGGATCGGCGGTAACGGGCGGTCCGTCCCAGGACTCGGCGGTGTGCACGTGCACGCCGTCACGGCGGGTTTCGAATGTCCACACGTGAATGCCGTCGATGCCGTGCGCAGGCCCGCCCCAGGCGATGCGCCGCAGGGGCCGGACGTCGCTGATCGTGGAGACGATCGACAGGCCCTGGGTCTGCCAGGCGAACGTGCTGCCCGGGCTGACCGGGCCTTCGAGGCGCGCCTGGTCGATGTCGTGCTGCCAGGTCGGCCACCGGTCGACGTCGGTGTGCAGGCGCCACACCGCCTCCAGCGACGCGGCGACGACGATGGATGCCTCGACGACAACCACTGCGTCTTGGTCGACGTGCACGGCAATCCC
The sequence above is a segment of the Micromonospora sp. WMMA1363 genome. Coding sequences within it:
- a CDS encoding GntR family transcriptional regulator; the encoded protein is MTVEAVRGGVPEHGRVPKHFVVKNQLLNLLAELGEGALLPAERELAVAYGVARSTLRQAISELTMEGRLRAYRGRGTFVAAPKLIQPLVLHSYTEALREMGHQPGRRVVTVERRPAGRPLAADLGIEATDEVVHLERVLLADGEPLGLESTYLPVRRFADLMDGFDGTGSLYQHVTDRYGIRYTEATERIETVLASPREAMLIGTNPAQPMLLMQRVSADQDGVPIERVRSLYRGDRIGFVTRLIG
- a CDS encoding alkaline phosphatase family protein, whose protein sequence is MQRTYWSLTLATTLAVATLAGGAVPAAAQSAPLTKKLLVVGMDGVNWKSVEAANAPNLDALAAQGSLGHSLVQCPSTADSSSGPGWSNIATGVWPDRHGVRDNTFAGKRYGTYPDFLSRLEAADPSYETYSAVDWAVLHTQGTFSSAIDTRFTLDAGDYAAADAKITADAVNRLRTGDPDAAFVYLGNTDVVAHTRGTGSAYRAAIEKQDGQLGQMLAAIAARPTYASEDWLVVVTTDHGHRVPFGGHGGCGVDERRTFLLAKGAGITAGSRPSDVRQVDVASTALEHFGVSVALDGKSVRTRSTDPFDTLALRTRVDEIGIPASLAGWTPDAPAGWSVDRSRMPSGGMTEWRGWAFATDEFWSRAQAG
- a CDS encoding SRPBCC family protein yields the protein MHVDQDAVVVVEASIVVAASLEAVWRLHTDVDRWPTWQHDIDQARLEGPVSPGSTFAWQTQGLSIVSTISDVRPLRRIAWGGPAHGIDGIHVWTFETRRDGVHVHTAESWDGPPVTADPDGMRSALASSLTAWLAALKTAVESSH